The Amycolatopsis nigrescens CSC17Ta-90 genomic interval TGCTCGCCGTGCTGATCATGGTGCGGAACGCCTACGGGGTGTTCACCGTGCTGGTCAGCGCGGCCGTGCTGGCCGGGGTCGCGCTGCTGGCCCCGCCCGGTGCGCAGGCCTGGTTCGTCTACCTGATCACCTGGTTCCTGCTGCTCGGCGGGGTACGGCCGGTGTTCGAGCTGCAGGCAAAGCGCCGCCGGGGCGCCGCCCGCGACTCCGACGTCGACCAACTCGCGCGGCTGACCGGGCTGCCGCCGGCGCTGTGGCTGCTGGTGCTCGGGCTGCTCACGGTGGGGTCGCTGTTCATCGGCGGGGCCTGGCTGGTGGAGCCCGCGCTCCAGTAGCGGCGTGGCACACTGTTCGCCGGTACTTCCGGGCGAAAGGGATGAACAGTGGCCGACGAAGTGGCGAAGGCGGTCGAGGAATGTGCTCGCGCGGCGAACCTCGCGGCGCCATCGCTGGCCACCGCGTCCGACGAGGCCATCGACGCCGCGCTGACCGCGATGGCGGAGCTGCTGCTGTCCGGGCGGGGGGCCGTGCTGGAGGCGAACCGGGACGACGTCGCCAGGGCGCGTGCGGAGGGGATGAGCGCCGGCCTGCTGGACCGGCTCACCATCACCGAGGAGCGGCTGACCGGGATGGCCGAGCAGCTGCGCCTGCTCGCCGGTGCCCCGCACCAGGAACGCTCGATCCCTTTGTCCACATTGGACGGCGGACTGCGGCTGGTGGAGCGCCGTCGCCCGGTCGGGGTGATCGGCGCCAACTACGAGGCGAGGCCGAACGTCACCGTGGACATCGCCTCGCAGCTGGTCAAGTCGCGTAACGGCGGGGTGCTGCGCACCGGGTCGGCCGCGCTCGGCTCCGCGCAGCGGCTGCTGGAAACGGTGATCGCGCCGGCGCTTTCCGGTGCCGGCATCGACGCCGGCGTGGTGCAGCTGGTGCCGAGGGTGGAGCGGGAGGCGGCGAGCGCGCTGGTCGGCCTGCCCGCGCTGGTGCCGCTGGTGATCCTGCGCGGCAGCGGGGAGAGCACCCGCGCGCTGGCCACCGAGGGGGCCACGCACGGGGTGCGGACACTCGCGCACGCGGACGGCGGCGGGGTGCTCTACCTGGACGTCGCCGCGGACCCCGAGATGGTCCGGACGCTGGTCACCGGCAGCCTCGACCGGCTCGGCGTGTGCAACCGGCTGAACCTGCTGCTGATCCACGACGACGGCTACGACGCGCTGTGGCCGGTGGTGGCCGAGGCGCTGGACGGGCGCGGGGTCACCCCGTCGCTGGCGCCCCACGAGCACGCGATCGGCTACGAGTGGGCGCTCGACTCCGAGCGCGAGGCCACCGTCACCGTGGCCAGGGTGGCCGGTCTTGCCGAGGCGGTCCAGGTCGCCAACGAGCAGACCTCCGGCCTCGCGGCCGGCATCGCCACCGAGGACGCGGCCGCCGCGGAGGCGTTCTTCGACGGCTACACCGGGACCGGGGTGTTCTGGAACGCGCCGACCAGGCTGCTGGACGGGTTCAAGCTGCTCGCCGTGCCGGAGACCGGGATCAACCTGGACAACGTGCCAGGCCCGCGCGGCCCGGTCACCTACACCGACCTCTACCTCCGCCAGTACGCGGTGCTCCCCGCCGGTCGCTGAACCGGCGCCTGAGTCCCTCATAGGGGTGGCTTTCGCGCCGTTCACGACCAGGCACTCTGGGTAGAGAACGCGGGTCCGACCTGCCCGCGGAAGCGGCCGCGCGCCGAGTTGCGGTGGCGCCGCGCGCTGGTCACCGTGGTGCGGGATTAGCACCATGATCGAACACGTGTTCTAATGCTGTCTGCCGGCCCCGAAGGGGGAAGCTTCGTGGGCCGGCCCACCTTCGAGAGGGGATGAGATGGGCTGGAAGATCGAGCACCTGGAATCCGAGCAGGAACTGCCGTTCCCGACCCGCCAGGCGGCGCTGGCGTATGCCGAGGAGCACGGTGGGCTCGACCGGTGGGCGCTCAAGCCCACCCAGGTGCCGGTCTCCAAGGTGCGCGGTTTCGTCGAGCCGCCACCACTGCGCCGGTCCTCGCGCCGCACCCACGGCTGACGACGCGAGGGAACCTCTCGCCGCGGTCAGTTGACGGTGGCGGTGCAGACGGCGCCCGCGGTGCCGATGTTCTCGGCGACCTTGGTGCCGTCGATCAGCACGGTGCAGCCGACCTGGCCGGCGGCGGTCAGGTCGGTGGCCGTCGCGGTGATCGACATGAAGTGCATGCCGCCCTGGTAGCCCGCCTTCTGCCGCCACTCGCCGCCGGGCTGGACGATCTCCTGCTTGTCGTCGAACCCGTCGCCCGCGGTGACGTTCACCGGCGAGGTCGTGGTGACCACGAACTCGACGGTGTGCCCGCCGGGGACGTCCTGGGCGAA includes:
- a CDS encoding aldehyde dehydrogenase family protein gives rise to the protein MADEVAKAVEECARAANLAAPSLATASDEAIDAALTAMAELLLSGRGAVLEANRDDVARARAEGMSAGLLDRLTITEERLTGMAEQLRLLAGAPHQERSIPLSTLDGGLRLVERRRPVGVIGANYEARPNVTVDIASQLVKSRNGGVLRTGSAALGSAQRLLETVIAPALSGAGIDAGVVQLVPRVEREAASALVGLPALVPLVILRGSGESTRALATEGATHGVRTLAHADGGGVLYLDVAADPEMVRTLVTGSLDRLGVCNRLNLLLIHDDGYDALWPVVAEALDGRGVTPSLAPHEHAIGYEWALDSEREATVTVARVAGLAEAVQVANEQTSGLAAGIATEDAAAAEAFFDGYTGTGVFWNAPTRLLDGFKLLAVPETGINLDNVPGPRGPVTYTDLYLRQYAVLPAGR